From Candidatus Schekmanbacteria bacterium RIFCSPLOWO2_02_FULL_38_14, a single genomic window includes:
- a CDS encoding aldolase gives MLYQNLNELSGSIKGVLALEGEKIKVTDSDKFTREVIDQLVYSAVFGNAEIKEVCRWIIWEASPVLGIYPSSIQGIYEARAKGEYKGMTVPAINIRGLTYDVARTIFKAAMKNNAKAFIFEIAKSEIDYTEQRPEEYTTAVLAAAIREGFRGPVFIQGDHFQASASKFQKDPSAEVKKLKDLIREAVEAGFYNIDIDASTLVDLSKSSVREQQRLNYEITAELCSYIRSIEPGEITVSVGGEIGEVGGKNSTVAELREFFKGFRGELDLKYKKNLNGLSKISVQTGTTHGGVPLPDGRIADVKLDFNVLKELSKAGREEFGVGGTVQHGASTLPQEAFDRFPQCDTLEVHFATAFQNIIYDSSWFPKDLKDEIYSYINKELIGEKKEKDTPEQFIYKTRKKGFGPFKKKMWDISESTREKISAELEKQFNIIFNKLNATNTEKLVADKIMVKPVRKKAPEGIKKL, from the coding sequence ATGCTTTATCAGAATCTTAATGAACTGAGCGGTTCAATTAAAGGTGTTTTGGCTTTAGAGGGTGAAAAAATAAAAGTTACAGACAGCGATAAATTTACCAGAGAGGTTATTGACCAGCTTGTTTACAGTGCAGTGTTTGGAAATGCAGAGATAAAGGAAGTTTGCAGATGGATTATATGGGAGGCTTCTCCGGTTCTGGGAATTTATCCCTCATCTATTCAGGGCATATATGAGGCAAGGGCAAAGGGTGAATATAAAGGGATGACTGTACCTGCAATCAACATAAGAGGTCTTACTTATGATGTTGCAAGAACAATATTCAAGGCTGCGATGAAGAATAACGCAAAAGCATTTATTTTTGAAATTGCAAAATCAGAAATTGACTATACTGAGCAAAGGCCTGAGGAATATACTACAGCAGTTCTGGCAGCAGCAATCAGGGAAGGGTTCAGGGGTCCTGTCTTTATTCAGGGAGACCATTTTCAGGCGAGCGCATCAAAATTTCAAAAAGACCCCTCTGCAGAGGTTAAAAAATTAAAAGACCTTATCAGAGAAGCGGTTGAAGCAGGTTTTTATAATATTGATATTGATGCATCAACCCTCGTGGATTTAAGCAAGAGTTCTGTCAGAGAACAGCAGAGATTAAACTATGAAATTACAGCAGAGCTTTGCTCATATATCCGTTCCATTGAACCCGGGGAAATAACAGTTTCTGTTGGTGGTGAGATAGGAGAAGTTGGAGGGAAAAACAGTACAGTAGCGGAACTCAGGGAGTTTTTTAAGGGATTCAGAGGGGAGCTTGATTTAAAATACAAAAAAAACCTTAATGGGTTAAGCAAGATTAGCGTACAGACCGGGACAACCCACGGAGGAGTCCCTCTCCCTGACGGAAGGATTGCTGATGTTAAGCTTGACTTCAATGTATTGAAAGAACTCTCAAAAGCAGGAAGAGAAGAGTTCGGAGTAGGAGGAACAGTGCAGCATGGCGCTTCAACGCTCCCTCAAGAGGCATTTGACAGGTTCCCTCAGTGTGATACCCTTGAGGTCCATTTTGCAACCGCATTCCAGAATATTATATATGACAGTTCCTGGTTTCCAAAAGATTTGAAGGATGAGATTTATAGCTATATTAATAAAGAACTGATTGGTGAAAAAAAGGAAAAAGATACACCGGAACAGTTTATCTATAAAACGAGGAAGAAGGGATTCGGTCCTTTTAAGAAGAAAATGTGGGATATTTCAGAGAGCACAAGAGAAAAGATATCTGCAGAGCTTGAAAAACAATTCAATATTATTTTTAATAAGCTGAATGCAACAAATACAGAGAAACTGGTTGCTGATAAGATTATGGTTAAACCTGTCAGGAAAAAGGCTCCTGAAGGAATTAAAAAGTTATGA